A genomic window from Flavobacterium johnsoniae includes:
- a CDS encoding PIN-like domain-containing protein produces the protein MIEHLKKIHKEINEDEVKEIWEKGIFIFDSNVLLDLYRLPLQAKDDLLGVLQNPIINSRIWIGFQVALEFLNNRLNIIGEQKSMYSKVMNLTEEHVCKITELNNSYHDEIKKLNLAQRHSKIDPSKYINDGELTNTLKIFKKFKKYLRKSEAEHLDVNNIDNIKDVLLDIFKDKIGKEFTKEEIDIINKEGENRYKNNIPPGYKDIKKEGSHFYKDLIFTRRFGDLYLWKEIIKFAKETDYEYVILVTGDVKEDWWEEKRGRKLGPRKELLNEIYNHCEKLKRFHIYNTSTFLKYAKQELDDKIRETSITEAQNLIDENYQRYRDYDIAEKFNLDIKHVENDINAVIEKIDFNDSEYEKVSRYRNHLYETSDSKDDIREYAHNLGYLEAGLEDEKEKLIKELKLLELKRMRILDNYEIIKKNYLKK, from the coding sequence ATGATAGAACACTTAAAAAAAATACACAAAGAAATTAATGAAGATGAAGTGAAGGAAATTTGGGAAAAAGGTATTTTTATCTTTGATTCAAATGTTCTTTTAGATTTGTATAGACTACCTCTACAAGCTAAAGATGATTTATTAGGTGTGTTGCAAAATCCAATTATCAATTCTAGAATTTGGATTGGTTTTCAAGTAGCACTTGAATTTTTAAATAATAGGTTAAACATCATCGGTGAACAAAAAAGTATGTATTCTAAAGTTATGAATTTAACCGAAGAACATGTCTGTAAAATTACTGAACTTAATAATTCTTATCATGATGAAATTAAGAAACTCAATCTAGCACAAAGACATTCCAAAATTGATCCTTCTAAGTATATTAATGATGGGGAACTTACGAATACATTGAAAATTTTTAAGAAGTTTAAAAAATATCTAAGAAAATCGGAAGCTGAACATTTGGACGTAAACAATATTGATAATATAAAAGATGTTTTACTTGATATTTTTAAAGATAAAATTGGAAAAGAATTCACCAAAGAAGAGATTGATATTATAAATAAGGAAGGAGAAAATAGATATAAAAATAATATTCCACCAGGTTATAAAGATATTAAAAAAGAAGGTTCTCATTTTTATAAAGATTTAATTTTTACAAGAAGATTTGGAGATTTATATTTATGGAAAGAGATAATTAAATTTGCAAAAGAAACTGATTATGAGTATGTTATTTTAGTGACTGGTGACGTAAAAGAAGATTGGTGGGAAGAAAAAAGAGGCAGAAAATTAGGGCCAAGAAAAGAATTACTTAATGAAATCTATAATCATTGTGAAAAATTAAAGAGATTTCACATTTATAATACATCCACATTTTTAAAATATGCGAAACAAGAATTAGATGATAAAATTAGAGAAACCTCAATTACAGAGGCTCAGAACTTAATTGATGAAAACTATCAAAGATACAGAGATTACGATATTGCAGAAAAATTCAATTTAGATATTAAACATGTAGAAAATGATATAAATGCAGTAATTGAAAAGATAGATTTTAATGATAGTGAATATGAAAAGGTTTCTAGATATCGAAATCATTTATATGAGACGAGTGATTCAAAAGATGATATAAGGGAATACGCTCATAATTTAGGTTATTTGGAGGCTGGCCTAGAAGATGAAAAAGAAAAACTTATTAAAGAACTCAAATTATTGGAGTTAAAAAGAATGAGAATTTTAGACAATTATGAAATCATAAAGAAGAATTATTTAAAAAAATGA
- a CDS encoding HigA family addiction module antitoxin, which yields MERKMRNVHPGEILKMELVEGRKLSVSKIAKLLDYSLLDINNVLNGHAKISPDLASKLETVFGGTADLFLRLQDKYDLQERKNS from the coding sequence ATGGAAAGAAAAATGAGAAACGTTCATCCAGGAGAAATTTTAAAAATGGAATTGGTTGAAGGAAGAAAGCTTTCTGTTAGTAAAATTGCTAAATTGTTAGATTATAGTTTACTAGATATTAACAATGTCTTAAATGGGCACGCAAAAATATCTCCTGATTTAGCCTCAAAATTAGAAACTGTATTTGGGGGTACTGCTGATTTATTTTTACGTTTACAGGATAAATATGATTTACAAGAGAGAAAAAATAGTTGA
- a CDS encoding universal stress protein produces MKKILFPTDFSDAATNAFIHALEFAKVVKAELILLHTFEIPVYDSQFFPENYASIYSSIELAKFEMFKDEIPKLRTIAAERKLDDIVIKHRLMDGDLIYNLKNAVEEDKADFVIMGTNSVSDWTKFFTGSNTESVISGVEVPVLCVPIEAKYKKVKTIGFTTRYREKDKKELRKILKIAKKTDAKVKSLYVKTSNSDVTDEARKEFEREFAAENVEFLVLPSDDVKETILDFVLFKDIDILTTITHKRSFFESIFDSSFSKKITKEVPIPILVMHED; encoded by the coding sequence ATGAAAAAGATATTATTCCCTACAGATTTCTCAGATGCAGCCACAAATGCATTTATCCACGCTTTAGAATTTGCTAAAGTTGTAAAAGCCGAATTGATCTTGCTTCATACATTTGAAATCCCGGTTTACGACAGCCAATTCTTTCCTGAGAACTACGCCTCAATATACAGTTCGATTGAACTTGCTAAATTTGAAATGTTTAAAGATGAAATTCCGAAACTTCGAACAATTGCCGCCGAACGCAAATTAGATGATATTGTAATTAAACACCGATTAATGGATGGTGATTTGATTTATAACCTAAAAAATGCGGTTGAAGAAGACAAAGCCGATTTTGTTATTATGGGAACAAATAGCGTTTCTGATTGGACAAAATTCTTTACAGGTTCAAATACAGAATCTGTAATCTCAGGTGTTGAAGTTCCTGTGTTGTGTGTTCCAATTGAGGCTAAATACAAAAAAGTAAAAACAATTGGTTTTACAACACGCTATCGTGAAAAAGATAAAAAAGAGCTTAGAAAAATCTTGAAAATCGCTAAAAAGACTGATGCCAAGGTTAAAAGTTTATATGTAAAAACTTCTAATTCTGATGTTACAGACGAAGCCAGAAAAGAATTTGAAAGAGAATTTGCAGCAGAAAATGTAGAATTTTTAGTTCTGCCAAGTGACGACGTAAAAGAGACTATTCTTGATTTTGTTCTTTTTAAAGATATTGATATTCTAACCACAATTACACACAAACGTTCTTTCTTTGAAAGCATTTTCGATTCAAGCTTCAGTAAAAAAATAACAAAAGAAGTACCAATTCCGATATTGGTTATGCACGAAGATTAA
- a CDS encoding MutS-related protein: MKAYQDKINIYSDLYHKTNKKYNSISLLRLLSIFLFLFFMFNYIKTDEILYVILAVLSFAGFIVLMKIHSKLSFQKLLAETLLRINKNEILFLKREKIPFENGAEFIDFHHPYAYDLDIFGEHSLFQNLNRTASFIGKKTLANLLLHTIPQDSILENQEAVNELKNKIDWRQEFQALAIIGEDSKQSYEAIKHWISFKNNTLSKVLVALSIIFPVLFFGLLTSYFITSKTILLSYLTYVFIGNMIILGFASKRIRSEIAKADNIDTIIKQYGLLIEKIENESFQSKKLIRLQEQLNFKNAKASQHLKQLSELFSRMDTISNLFTATLFNGTFLFNLHVLRALLKWKENYASEIDNWISIIGEIETLNCLANLAYNNEDFVFPEINSEYKIEFKNLSHPLLNPATRVGNDTQFHPQSFVILTGSNMSGKSTFLRSLGINMVLSGIGSVVCASEAKVHPLPVLVSMRLSDSLSDSESYFFAEIKRLKQIMDTLENEPAFVLLDEILRGTNSDDKRNGTIEVVKKIISKKAIGAIATHDIEVCLTTNEFPKILTNQCFEVEILNNDLHFDYKLRNGICKNKSATFLMQKMNVI, encoded by the coding sequence ATGAAAGCATATCAAGACAAAATCAATATCTATTCTGATTTATATCATAAAACCAACAAAAAATACAACAGCATTAGCCTTTTGAGGTTATTAAGTATTTTCCTTTTTTTGTTTTTTATGTTTAACTACATTAAAACAGACGAAATACTTTATGTAATATTAGCTGTTTTATCTTTTGCTGGTTTTATTGTTTTAATGAAAATTCATTCCAAATTATCATTTCAAAAACTACTAGCAGAAACACTTTTAAGGATCAACAAAAATGAAATTCTATTTTTAAAAAGAGAAAAAATACCTTTTGAAAATGGAGCTGAATTTATCGATTTTCATCATCCATACGCTTACGATTTGGATATTTTTGGAGAACATTCTTTATTTCAAAATTTAAACAGAACGGCTTCTTTTATCGGAAAAAAAACACTTGCAAATTTATTATTGCATACAATTCCTCAAGATTCAATTTTAGAAAATCAAGAAGCTGTAAACGAATTAAAAAACAAAATAGATTGGAGACAAGAATTTCAAGCTTTAGCAATTATTGGCGAAGATTCTAAACAATCTTATGAAGCCATAAAACATTGGATTTCTTTTAAAAACAATACTTTATCTAAAGTTTTAGTTGCACTTTCTATAATTTTTCCTGTACTCTTCTTTGGACTATTAACTTCCTACTTTATTACTTCGAAAACCATTTTGCTTTCTTATCTGACGTACGTTTTTATTGGCAATATGATTATTTTAGGATTCGCATCAAAAAGAATTCGATCTGAAATTGCAAAGGCAGATAACATCGATACAATTATCAAGCAATATGGTTTATTGATTGAAAAAATTGAGAATGAATCTTTTCAGTCCAAAAAACTAATTCGTTTACAAGAACAATTAAATTTCAAGAACGCAAAAGCAAGTCAGCATTTAAAACAGCTTTCAGAATTGTTCTCGAGAATGGATACTATAAGTAATTTATTTACAGCTACTTTATTTAACGGAACATTTTTATTTAATCTTCATGTTTTAAGAGCACTTTTAAAATGGAAAGAAAATTATGCTTCTGAAATTGATAATTGGATTTCTATTATTGGAGAAATTGAAACCTTAAACTGTCTTGCGAATTTAGCTTACAATAACGAAGATTTTGTTTTTCCAGAAATTAATTCAGAATATAAAATTGAATTTAAAAATCTTAGTCATCCGTTATTAAATCCAGCAACAAGAGTTGGAAATGACACTCAATTTCATCCACAATCTTTCGTGATTTTGACAGGTTCAAACATGTCTGGAAAAAGCACGTTTTTACGAAGCTTAGGCATCAATATGGTATTAAGCGGAATTGGTTCAGTAGTTTGTGCTTCAGAAGCTAAAGTTCATCCACTTCCAGTATTAGTTTCAATGAGATTATCTGATTCTCTCTCAGATTCTGAATCTTATTTTTTTGCTGAAATTAAACGTTTAAAACAGATCATGGATACTCTTGAAAATGAGCCTGCTTTTGTTTTATTAGATGAGATTTTAAGAGGTACAAATTCTGATGACAAAAGAAACGGAACAATTGAAGTTGTAAAGAAAATAATTTCTAAAAAAGCAATCGGTGCAATCGCCACACATGACATTGAAGTTTGTCTTACTACAAATGAATTTCCCAAAATTCTAACTAATCAATGTTTCGAAGTTGAGATTCTAAACAACGATTTACATTTCGATTACAAACTCCGAAACGGAATTTGTAAAAATAAAAGTGCTACTTTTTTAATGCAGAAAATGAACGTAATTTAA
- a CDS encoding AAA family ATPase, which yields MIQELLFYDKNYFDYYKKSKEEEGFKIITVTDFMRNFELAHDADEYSQIIDISSIAGLNSLQYNAESLFPFFDENIIFISDKEHRELFEYELRFCFYEFNDLEVVEGIIVNDASEVKFVKPLEHRKIIDLSNEEVYDFLKAFSSELYGHEKFKDDFNKLITNFRVFNKLGEHKILSLFLMGDSGVGKTEVARAIHRCLGGKGKLAKINFGNYSSDNSLNSLIGSPRGYIGSEEGEIFIRVKNSDIGLILIDEFEKSNSTLFNYFLDVLENGKMSSSLTEEIDLNGFIIIFTSNISKQDFTEIISPELRSRFDYKGYFTLLFHRDKQKFVDFRIKSIVEKFEKHFEKSLPESIQEEILEKVNVSQFKNMRDLNKSIKNAFVECLVKPRNL from the coding sequence ATGATACAAGAACTTTTATTTTACGATAAAAACTATTTCGATTATTATAAAAAAAGTAAAGAAGAAGAAGGTTTTAAAATAATAACTGTTACTGACTTCATGCGTAATTTTGAGCTTGCGCATGACGCAGATGAATATAGCCAGATAATTGACATTTCTTCAATTGCAGGTCTCAATTCTTTACAATACAACGCAGAAAGTCTTTTTCCTTTTTTTGACGAAAATATAATTTTTATTTCTGATAAAGAACATAGAGAACTTTTTGAATATGAACTGAGATTTTGCTTTTATGAATTTAATGATTTAGAAGTTGTTGAAGGAATAATTGTAAATGATGCTTCTGAAGTAAAATTTGTTAAACCTTTAGAACATAGAAAAATTATCGATTTAAGTAATGAAGAGGTCTATGATTTTTTAAAAGCATTTTCTTCTGAATTATATGGTCACGAAAAATTTAAAGATGATTTTAATAAATTAATAACAAATTTTAGAGTATTTAATAAGCTTGGAGAACATAAAATTTTGTCTCTATTTTTAATGGGTGATTCTGGTGTTGGTAAAACTGAGGTCGCTAGAGCAATTCATAGATGTTTGGGAGGAAAAGGAAAATTAGCAAAAATCAACTTTGGTAATTATAGTAGTGATAATTCTTTGAATTCCTTAATAGGAAGTCCTAGAGGATATATCGGAAGTGAGGAAGGTGAAATATTTATACGTGTTAAAAACTCAGATATTGGTTTAATTTTGATTGATGAGTTTGAAAAATCTAATTCTACACTTTTTAACTATTTTTTAGACGTTCTTGAAAATGGAAAAATGTCAAGTTCTTTAACTGAAGAAATTGACTTAAATGGCTTTATTATAATTTTTACCTCTAATATTAGTAAACAAGATTTCACTGAAATAATTTCTCCTGAGTTAAGATCGCGTTTTGATTACAAAGGATATTTTACTCTTTTATTTCATCGCGATAAACAAAAATTTGTAGATTTTAGAATAAAATCGATAGTTGAAAAATTTGAAAAACACTTTGAAAAAAGTTTACCGGAAAGCATTCAAGAAGAAATTCTTGAAAAAGTTAATGTTAGTCAATTTAAAAACATGCGTGATTTAAACAAAAGTATAAAGAACGCATTTGTTGAATGTTTAGTTAAGCCACGAAATTTATAA
- a CDS encoding winged helix-turn-helix transcriptional regulator — protein MKASKKRSNCPINTSLEIWGDKWSLLIIRDLMFKKQCTYGDFLKSEEKIATNILASRLLVLEENNLITKLEHPDSKAKVLYQLTEKGIELFPVLIEISLWAEKYYEIPEERKIVLEKAKQNKTAFIEKGIRKMKEGL, from the coding sequence ATGAAAGCATCCAAAAAAAGATCAAATTGCCCAATAAATACGTCTTTAGAAATCTGGGGAGATAAATGGTCACTTTTGATTATCAGAGATTTGATGTTTAAAAAACAATGTACGTACGGCGACTTTTTAAAATCGGAAGAAAAGATTGCAACTAATATTTTAGCCAGCAGACTTTTGGTTTTAGAAGAAAATAACTTGATCACTAAGCTAGAGCATCCAGATAGCAAAGCCAAAGTATTGTATCAATTAACAGAAAAAGGAATTGAACTTTTTCCTGTATTAATCGAAATCAGTTTGTGGGCTGAGAAATATTACGAAATCCCAGAAGAAAGAAAAATTGTGCTCGAAAAAGCAAAACAGAATAAAACGGCCTTTATAGAAAAAGGAATTAGAAAAATGAAAGAAGGTTTGTAA
- a CDS encoding primase-helicase family protein encodes MYLRIGTTYFKKSLYPLPSGDFIEILVVWSAELIRQDHGKNALSEIERFDGFICIPENRPEFFKKRVQDYYNTYHQISKSPKEGDISNTLLFLTHIFGDQLELGIDYLQLIYLKPTQILPILCLVSKERSTGKSTFPKWLKEIFEYNATFLTNSDFTSNFNSDWSSKLLILIDEVLFKTDELTERIKYLSTSNTHKTEAKGKDKKEAPFFGKFILCSNNETSFIKIDADEIRFWIIKVNRYKKEDVDLLKKLIEEIPAFLHFLNNRNLSTENQSRMWFTPKQIKTKALEKLVLHKSSKIEHEIASTLLNVMESIDIEILEFSISDLLNILNKFKVKYDAIEIKKIIRENWKLSPSPNSNKYQKITVTNDLDIYQNQAKGRHYVILKNFLVEKMMI; translated from the coding sequence ATGTATTTAAGAATAGGAACTACCTATTTTAAGAAATCTCTATACCCTTTACCTTCAGGAGATTTTATAGAGATTTTGGTTGTTTGGTCAGCAGAATTGATTAGACAAGACCATGGCAAAAATGCACTTTCAGAAATTGAGAGGTTTGATGGATTTATTTGTATTCCTGAAAACCGACCTGAATTCTTTAAAAAAAGAGTTCAGGATTATTATAATACCTATCATCAAATAAGCAAGTCTCCAAAAGAAGGAGATATTTCAAATACACTTTTATTTTTAACTCATATTTTTGGAGATCAGCTAGAGTTAGGGATTGATTATCTACAATTGATTTATTTAAAACCGACGCAAATTTTACCGATTCTGTGCTTAGTGAGTAAAGAAAGATCTACAGGAAAATCAACTTTTCCAAAATGGTTAAAAGAGATTTTTGAATATAATGCAACTTTCTTAACTAATAGTGATTTTACATCAAACTTTAATTCAGACTGGAGTTCAAAATTATTGATTCTTATTGATGAAGTTTTATTTAAAACAGACGAACTTACAGAACGTATAAAATACCTTTCTACGAGTAATACACATAAGACTGAAGCCAAAGGAAAGGATAAAAAGGAAGCTCCTTTTTTTGGAAAATTCATCTTATGTTCCAATAATGAAACTTCATTCATCAAAATTGATGCTGATGAAATTCGATTTTGGATAATTAAAGTAAATCGTTACAAAAAAGAAGATGTTGATCTATTGAAAAAACTAATTGAAGAAATTCCGGCATTTTTACATTTTCTAAACAATAGAAATTTATCAACGGAAAATCAATCTCGAATGTGGTTTACTCCAAAACAAATTAAAACTAAAGCTTTGGAAAAGTTGGTGCTTCACAAATCAAGTAAGATTGAGCATGAAATAGCCAGTACCTTATTGAACGTAATGGAAAGTATCGATATTGAAATATTAGAATTTAGCATCTCCGATTTACTTAATATTTTAAATAAGTTTAAGGTAAAATATGATGCTATTGAAATAAAAAAAATCATACGAGAAAATTGGAAATTATCCCCTTCTCCAAACTCTAATAAATATCAAAAAATCACAGTCACAAATGACCTGGATATTTATCAAAATCAAGCTAAAGGAAGACATTATGTTATTTTAAAAAATTTTTTGGTCGAAAAAATGATGATTTGA
- a CDS encoding toprim domain-containing protein, producing MNSTQAREISIEKILENLGYEPIKSNENESWYLSPFRVEKTASFKLSRTLNRFFDHGEQKGGNAIDFVIFKFGFSVSEALSYLEKFDTFFSFQKQIFEPPVNLESNIKIEKVIEIRHLALIQYLTSRNILKFEKENNLKEVHYIVNDKKYFAIGFENKSGGFEIRSKYAKLCIGKKDVSLISNQSQTLRIFEGFFDYLSFVQIRHSKNLEQSDYLILNSTALLVKKIALLEKYEKIELYLDNDQTGDKYTIIILEQFPGSLDLRKLYKNHKDLNEWLTKGE from the coding sequence ATGAATTCGACCCAAGCAAGAGAAATTTCGATAGAAAAAATACTTGAAAATTTAGGATACGAACCGATAAAATCAAATGAAAATGAAAGTTGGTATTTGTCTCCTTTTAGAGTCGAAAAAACCGCTTCTTTTAAACTAAGCAGAACTCTAAATCGCTTCTTTGATCATGGCGAACAAAAAGGTGGAAATGCGATTGATTTTGTAATATTCAAATTTGGTTTTAGCGTTTCAGAAGCTTTAAGTTATCTTGAGAAGTTCGACACTTTTTTTTCTTTTCAAAAGCAAATTTTTGAACCTCCAGTAAATTTAGAAAGTAATATCAAAATTGAAAAAGTAATTGAAATTCGACATTTGGCTCTAATTCAATATTTGACAAGCAGGAATATTTTAAAGTTTGAAAAAGAAAACAATCTGAAAGAAGTTCATTATATCGTCAATGATAAAAAATATTTTGCAATCGGTTTTGAAAATAAAAGTGGTGGTTTTGAAATCAGATCTAAGTATGCTAAATTATGTATTGGTAAAAAGGATGTCAGTCTAATTTCAAACCAATCTCAAACACTACGGATTTTTGAAGGTTTTTTCGATTACTTATCATTTGTCCAAATTAGGCATAGTAAAAATCTGGAGCAATCCGATTATTTGATTTTAAATTCTACAGCTCTATTAGTAAAAAAGATAGCTCTTTTAGAAAAGTATGAAAAGATAGAATTGTACTTGGATAATGATCAAACGGGAGATAAATATACTATTATAATTTTGGAGCAATTTCCTGGCTCTTTAGATCTTAGAAAGTTGTATAAAAACCATAAAGATTTAAATGAATGGTTAACCAAAGGGGAATAA
- a CDS encoding helix-turn-helix transcriptional regulator, with the protein MESNAIFQKLAQLEKLIIGTTKQIFTVDDVVNYTGFSKSYVYKLVHMNILPYSKPNNRTLFFTKSEIDEWLLQNKSKSISQIQKEATSYTNSNKK; encoded by the coding sequence ATGGAAAGCAACGCAATTTTTCAAAAGTTAGCTCAATTAGAAAAACTTATAATTGGGACTACAAAACAAATCTTCACAGTTGACGATGTTGTAAACTATACTGGATTTTCAAAAAGTTATGTATATAAATTAGTGCATATGAATATCCTCCCTTATTCAAAACCAAACAATAGAACGCTCTTTTTTACTAAATCAGAGATCGACGAATGGTTACTACAAAATAAGTCTAAATCTATTTCTCAGATTCAGAAAGAGGCTACTAGCTACACTAATTCAAATAAAAAATAA
- the mnmE gene encoding tRNA uridine-5-carboxymethylaminomethyl(34) synthesis GTPase MnmE, translating into MINQDSIVALATPSGAGAIAIIRISGAEAITIGNSVFKSIKDKDLTKQKTHTLHLGHIFDGNKTLDEVLVSVFKGPNSYTGENTIEISCHGSTYIQQQIIQLLLRKGCRMADAGEFTLRAFLNGKLDLSQAEAVADLISSDNEASHQIAMQQMRGGFSNEIAKLREELLNFASLIELELDFAEEDVEFADRTQFHELLNRIEFVLKRLIDSFAVGNVIKNGIPVAIVGEPNVGKSTLLNALLNEERAIVSDIAGTTRDTIEDELVIGGIGFRFIDTAGIRDTKDVVESIGIKKTFEKIEQAQVVIYLFDGLKFQASSSDFVSEIEQIKNKYPLKPLLIVVNKKDILSADEVQNIKSRLENLNAKLLLISAKEKIGVEDLKNELLSFVNTGALRNNETIVTNTRHYDSLLKALDEIQKVKFGLESGLSSDLMALDIREALYQFGLITGQVSNDELLGNIFANFCIGK; encoded by the coding sequence ATGATAAATCAAGATTCTATAGTTGCTTTGGCTACACCTTCGGGCGCTGGAGCTATCGCCATAATTCGAATTTCTGGAGCTGAAGCTATTACAATTGGTAATTCGGTTTTTAAATCTATTAAAGATAAAGATTTAACAAAACAGAAAACGCATACTTTACACTTAGGACATATTTTTGACGGAAATAAAACTCTTGATGAAGTTTTAGTTTCGGTTTTTAAAGGTCCAAACTCCTATACAGGAGAAAATACGATTGAAATTTCATGCCACGGATCAACTTATATTCAACAGCAAATTATTCAATTATTGTTAAGGAAAGGCTGTAGAATGGCAGATGCGGGAGAATTTACGCTTCGCGCTTTCTTAAACGGAAAATTAGATTTGTCTCAGGCAGAAGCAGTTGCCGATTTGATTTCGTCTGATAATGAAGCTTCTCATCAAATTGCGATGCAGCAAATGCGAGGCGGATTTAGTAATGAAATTGCAAAACTTAGAGAAGAACTTTTAAATTTTGCTTCTTTAATTGAATTAGAATTAGATTTTGCTGAGGAAGATGTGGAATTTGCTGATCGAACACAATTTCATGAATTATTAAACCGAATCGAATTTGTTTTAAAACGTTTAATTGATTCATTTGCAGTTGGAAATGTCATCAAAAATGGAATTCCGGTTGCGATTGTCGGTGAACCAAATGTTGGAAAATCGACACTTTTAAATGCTTTATTAAACGAAGAGCGTGCAATTGTTTCTGATATTGCGGGAACAACTCGTGATACAATTGAAGATGAATTAGTTATTGGCGGAATCGGATTCAGATTTATTGATACCGCCGGAATTCGTGATACAAAAGATGTTGTAGAAAGCATTGGAATTAAAAAAACTTTCGAAAAAATAGAACAAGCGCAAGTAGTAATTTATTTATTTGACGGATTGAAATTTCAAGCTTCTAGTTCTGATTTTGTTTCAGAAATCGAACAAATAAAAAATAAATATCCTCTCAAACCTTTACTGATTGTTGTCAATAAAAAAGATATTTTATCGGCTGATGAAGTTCAGAATATTAAGAGTAGGTTAGAAAATTTAAATGCAAAATTGCTTTTAATTTCTGCGAAAGAAAAAATTGGAGTAGAGGATTTAAAAAATGAATTATTGTCTTTTGTAAATACAGGAGCGCTTCGTAATAACGAAACAATTGTTACGAATACAAGACATTATGATTCTTTATTAAAAGCTTTAGATGAAATTCAGAAAGTAAAATTCGGCTTAGAATCTGGACTTTCAAGTGATTTAATGGCGCTTGATATTCGTGAGGCTTTATATCAATTCGGGCTTATCACTGGTCAAGTTTCTAACGACGAATTGCTGGGGAATATATTTGCCAACTTTTGCATCGGGAAATAA
- a CDS encoding site-specific integrase, whose protein sequence is MVISLKKKKLQNGRYSLYLEYYKGSTVNADGKRVHLRDFEYLKLYPHQEPKTATEKKENKEIEVLAEQILSIRKAEYFQGKFDIKNNSKSKTLFLEYYSNQAEDRIDSAKNYGNWTASFLHLKRFCNPNVTFNEIDEDFVKSYRNYLDKDARTKSDLPLSQNSKYSYYNKFKAAIRAAFEDGYLTINPVKKVRGFEQGESQREYLTYDELVAMNKAHCKYDVLKRAFIFSCLVGLRWSDINTLVWSEVRDEGEVSRVNFRQEKTESVEYLYISKEARSLLGERENQTERVFKGLKYGAHFNAEILRWCMKAGITKHITFHSARHTNAVLLLENGADIYTVSKRLGHKELKTTEIYAKIIDSKMKEAANLIPNINI, encoded by the coding sequence ATGGTAATTAGTCTGAAGAAGAAAAAACTACAAAATGGTAGGTATAGTTTATATCTTGAATATTACAAAGGTTCAACTGTTAACGCAGACGGAAAGCGTGTACATTTAAGAGATTTCGAGTATTTAAAATTATATCCTCATCAAGAACCTAAGACTGCTACTGAAAAGAAAGAAAATAAAGAAATTGAGGTATTAGCTGAGCAGATACTATCGATCAGAAAAGCTGAATATTTTCAAGGGAAATTTGATATAAAAAACAATTCCAAATCTAAAACACTATTTTTGGAATACTACAGCAATCAGGCTGAAGATCGAATTGATTCTGCTAAGAATTATGGTAACTGGACGGCTTCATTTCTACATTTAAAACGATTCTGTAATCCAAATGTCACTTTCAATGAGATAGATGAAGATTTTGTAAAATCCTATCGTAACTACCTGGATAAAGATGCAAGAACTAAAAGTGATCTTCCTTTGTCCCAAAATTCTAAGTATTCATATTATAATAAATTCAAAGCAGCCATACGTGCAGCATTTGAGGATGGTTATCTTACAATTAACCCTGTCAAAAAAGTAAGGGGATTTGAACAAGGAGAAAGCCAACGAGAATATTTAACCTACGATGAGTTAGTAGCAATGAACAAAGCTCATTGTAAATATGATGTTTTGAAAAGAGCATTTATTTTTTCTTGTTTAGTGGGTTTGAGATGGTCTGATATCAATACTTTGGTTTGGAGTGAAGTAAGAGACGAGGGCGAAGTCAGCAGAGTTAACTTTAGACAAGAAAAAACAGAAAGTGTTGAATATTTATATATCTCTAAAGAAGCAAGAAGTCTGCTTGGAGAAAGAGAAAATCAAACCGAAAGGGTTTTTAAGGGATTAAAATATGGAGCTCATTTTAATGCTGAAATATTAAGGTGGTGTATGAAAGCGGGTATAACAAAACACATTACATTTCATAGTGCCAGACATACAAATGCGGTTTTGCTATTAGAAAATGGCGCTGACATTTATACCGTTTCAAAACGCTTAGGTCACAAGGAATTAAAAACAACAGAAATTTATGCTAAAATCATTGATTCTAAGATGAAAGAGGCTGCTAACTTAATTCCTAACATTAATATTTAG